A region of the Candidatus Effluviviaceae Genus I sp. genome:
GTCGTTCTTCCGCATCGTGGTGGCGGATTCGCGGTCGCCCCGTGACGGGCGCTTCGTAGACCAGCTCGGCTACTACGACCCGCGGAAGAACCCCGCGGACATCAAGGTCGATACGGCGAGGGTCATCGACTGGCTGCGCAAGGGCGCGCAGCCGTCGGGGACCGTGCGGTCTTTGCTCTCCCGCGTCGGGATCATGCAGACCTGGCACGAGATGAGGAAGGGGAAGTCGCTCGACGAGCTCGCGCACATCGAGGACGAGGCCC
Encoded here:
- the rpsP gene encoding 30S ribosomal protein S16, with protein sequence MSVKIRLQRKGTTNVSFFRIVVADSRSPRDGRFVDQLGYYDPRKNPADIKVDTARVIDWLRKGAQPSGTVRSLLSRVGIMQTWHEMRKGKSLDELAHIEDEARQKMQMTASAQHGRRQAARERKTTAAVQEEPAAAEAEPETPAEPAGE